The proteins below are encoded in one region of Nakamurella flava:
- a CDS encoding DUF952 domain-containing protein, whose amino-acid sequence MPHHLYHCATATDWAEATTVGEYRVSTRGRSLEDEGFLHASYASQVQGVLDRFYADLEDPLLLLVIDPARLDVEVIAESPGPGVNELFPHIYGPLPVAAVVDVVPLERRDGGWHWAGPRPR is encoded by the coding sequence ATGCCGCACCACCTGTACCACTGTGCCACCGCCACGGATTGGGCCGAGGCGACAACCGTTGGCGAGTACCGGGTGTCGACCCGAGGTCGCTCCCTGGAGGACGAAGGTTTCCTGCACGCGAGCTACGCCAGCCAGGTACAGGGGGTGCTCGACCGGTTCTACGCCGACCTCGAGGACCCGCTACTGCTCCTGGTCATCGACCCGGCGCGCCTGGACGTCGAGGTCATCGCCGAGAGCCCCGGCCCCGGGGTGAACGAGCTGTTCCCGCACATCTACGGCCCGCTACCGGTCGCGGCCGTGGTCGACGTCGTTCCCCTGGAGCGGCGAGACGGCGGCTGGCACTGGGCCGGTCCGCGGCCGCGCTGA